Within Streptomyces roseirectus, the genomic segment CACCACGGCCGGTTCGAGAAGCTGCACGCGCGGCGGATGGACGACGAGCTGAAGGCGATGGAGCAGGACCCGGGGTACGACTACGGGGCGCGGGTCAGCGTGCGGGAGATGGCGCTCGGGCCCGAGTACCAGAACTATTTCCAGGTGCTCGACGCCGACCGGGTCACGGCGCTGATCCAGCGGCACACCTTCGCCGCGATCCGTGAGTTCCTGGACGCCCACGGGTACGACACGACCGACTTCCGGGCCCAGCAGCAGACGATCCTCAATCAGGGGGTCATCCAGCAGGGCGGGACGAGCATCATCGGCAACCAGGCGATCGGGGCGGGGGCGACCGCGCTCCAGGGCATCCCGCAGCAGCAGTCGGGGGCGCCGGCGCCGAGTCCGGCGGGCGGGTCCACCAAGTGAGGGGTTTCTTCCATGCGTGACGACGGGCGTCAGGGTCCGGTGATCAACCAGGGTGTCGTGCAGTACGGCGGCACCAGCAACGTCGGCAACCAGGCGCTCGGGCCGGGGGCGACGGCGTACTCGGGTGCGGTGTCCTTCCAGTCCTACGACGCCGGGCGGACCGCCGAACTCCTCGCCCGTGTGGAGGAGTTGCTTGAGGCCCACCGGTCGTCGCTGACCGATCCGGAGGGGACGAGTGTCGAGCTGCGGCGGCTGCGGGAGGAGTTGGCGGAGGACCGGCCCGAACCAGGGGTGTTGCGGCGGGCGTTGACCCGGCTGAACGATTTCGTCCAGCCGGTGACGCCGCTGGTGGTGGCGGTGGGGCAGCTCGCGCAGTCGATGCAGGGGATCCCGGGGTTCTGAGTCGGTCGGCGGGGCCTGGTCCCAGGTCCCGCTTCCCGTGTCTCAGGCCCCGCTTCCGGTCGCCGTGTCGCTTCCGGTCGCCGTGTCGATGACGTGCCGCAGGAAGCCCGCCGCCGTTCCTCCGTCGCAGACGCGGTGGTCGAAGGTCAGGGAGAAGTGGGCGACCTTGCGGATCTCGGCGCGGCCGTCGACCGCCCAGGGCCGGTCGGTGAGGCGGCCGACGGAGAGCATCGCCGTCTGGGGGTGGTTGAGGAGCGGGGTCGCGCCGTCGACGCCGAGCGGGCCGTAGTTGTTCAGCGTGAACGTGCCGCCCGTGCGGTGTTCGGCCGGGAGCGCGTCGCGGCGGGCGAGGGCGGTGAGGCGGGCGAGTTCCGCCGCCAGGGCCTCCAGGGAGAGGGCGTCGGCGTCGCGGACGACGGGGACGACCAGGCCGTGCGCGGTCTGCGCGGCGAACCCCAGGTTGACGTACGGGAGTCGGAGCGCCTGGGCGCGGTCGGTGTCGACGCGGGCGTTGAGTTCGGGGTGTTTCGCGAGGGCGGCCAGGCAGGCGTGGGCGAGTTGGGGCAGCAGGCCGATGCCGGTTTCCTCGCGGGTGGCGAGGAGGGGGGTGGCGTCGGCGTCGGCCCAGATGGTGACGGCGGGGGTGTCGCGGTGGGTGCGGAGGTATTTCTCGGCCGCGGGGTCCAAGGGGGCGGGGGTCGGGGGGAGTTGGGTGCGCGGGAGGGCGGGGAGGGTGTCGTGCGCGGCACGCTGCTCGGGCAGCACCGGCAGGGTGTCGTGCGCGGTACGCCGTTCGGACAGCACACTCGTCCGGCCGGTTCCGTACCCGGTGAGGACGGCGCCCGACTCGTCGTCCGCCGGCCGCGTCTCCGAGATCGACAGCAGGGGCGCGCCGACCTCGACGGTGTCGCCCGCGCGGCAGTGCAGGGCGGTGACCGTGCCGGCGTAGGGGCTGGGCAGGGCCACGAGGGACTTCGCGGTCTCGACCTCGGCGACGGTCTGGTCGTGGGTGATCTCGTCGCCGACGGCGACCTTCCACTCCAGCACCTCGGCCTCGGTCAACCCCTCGCCGAGGTCGGGGAGTTGGAAGGTGCGGACGGTGCGGGTGCCGGCCGGAACGGGCCGGGCGGGGCGCCGTGCGGTCACGGGGGCGGCGGGCAGGAGCCGGTGCAGGGCCGTCAACACCCTTTCCGTGCCGGGGAGATGGGCGTGTTCCAGGAGCGGCGGCGGGTAGGGGATGTCGAGTCCGGTCACGCGCAGGACGGGACCCTTGAGCGCGTCGAAGCAGCGTTCCTGGACGCGGGCGGCGATCTCGGCGCCGACTCCGGCGAACCCCTGTGCCTCGTGGACGATCACGCAGCGCCCGGTGCGGCGGACGGACGCGGTGAGGGTGGCGTCGTCGAGGGGGACGAGGGTGCGCAGGTCGACGACCTCCACGTCGATGCCGTCGGCGGCTGCCTCGCGGGCGGCTTCGAGGGCGACGGGGACGGACGGCCCGTAGGCCACGAGCGTCGCGTCGGTGCCGGGGCGGCGTATCGCGGCGGTGCCGAACGGCTGGGCGCGGTGCGGGAGTTGGACGTCGGCCTTGGTCCAGTAGAGGCGTTTGGGTTCGAGGAGGACGACGGGGTCGGGGTCGTCGATGGCCTCGCGCAGGAGGGCGTAGGCGTCCTCGACGGTCGCGGGGGTGACGACCTTCAGGCCGGCGGTGTGGGCGTAGTACGCCTCGCTGGAGTCGCTGTGGTGCTCGACGCCGCCGATGCCGCCGCCGTAGGGGACGCGGATGACCATCGGGAGGCCGAGCGCGCCGCGCGTGCGGTTGCGGAACTTGGCGACGTGGGAGGCGATCTGCTCGAACGCCGGGTAGGCGAACGCGTCGAACTGCATCTCGACGACGGGGCGCAGGCCGCTCATCGCGAGGCCGACCGCGAGGCCGACGATGCCGGCCTCGGCGACGGGGGTGTCGAAGCAGCGGTGGGCGCCGAAGTCGGCGGCGAGGCCGTCGGTGACGCGGAAGACGCCGCCGAGGCGGCCGACGTCCTCGCCGAACACGAGGACGCGGTCGTCGGCGGCCAGCGCGTCGCGCAGGGCGGTGTTGAGGGCCTTGGCCATGGTGAGGGTCATCTCAGCGCCTCTCCAACTCCACGCGCAGCGCGGCGCGTTGTTCGGTCAGGTGGGGGGTGGGGACGCTGTGGACGTGGTCGAACAGCGTGCGGGGGTCGGGCGTGGGGTCGGCGGCGAGGCGGGTGCGCAGCCGGGCGGCGTACTCCTCGGCCTCGGCGGCGACGGCGGTGACGTCGGCGTCGGTGAGCAGTCCGCGTCCGCGCAGCCAGGTCTCCAGCCGTGCGACGGGGTCGCGCCGGCGCCACAGGTCGGCCTCCTCGGGGGCCCGGTAGCGCGCGGGGTCGTCGGCGCTGGTGTGCGGGCCGACGCGGTAGGTGTGCGCCTCGATCAGCCAGGGTCCGCCGCCCGAACGCGCGTCCTGGACAGCCCTGTCGAGCACGGCGAGGACGGCGGGCGCGTCGTTGCCGTCGACCTGTTCTGAGCGGACGCCGTAGCCGATCCCCTTGTAGGCGAGGGCGGGTGCGGCGCTCTGTTCGGCGAGGGGGACGGAGATGGCGTACCCGTTGTTCTGCACGAGGAAGACGACCGGTGCCTTCAGCACGCCCGCCAGGCCCAGGGCTTCGTGGAAGTCGCCCTCGCTGGTGGCGCCGTCGCCGAGGAGGGCGAGGGCGACGGTGTCGGTGCCCTTGAGGCGTTCGCCGTGGGCGAGTCCGGTGGCGTGGGCGGCGTGGGTGGCGAGCGGGGTGCACTGCGGGGCGGTGCGGTGGCGCACGGGGTCGTAGCCGCAGTGGGCGTCGCCGCGCATCAGGGTGAGCGCTTCGACGGGGTCGATG encodes:
- a CDS encoding dihydrolipoamide acetyltransferase family protein; the encoded protein is MLTALHRLLPAAPVTARRPARPVPAGTRTVRTFQLPDLGEGLTEAEVLEWKVAVGDEITHDQTVAEVETAKSLVALPSPYAGTVTALHCRAGDTVEVGAPLLSISETRPADDESGAVLTGYGTGRTSVLSERRTAHDTLPVLPEQRAAHDTLPALPRTQLPPTPAPLDPAAEKYLRTHRDTPAVTIWADADATPLLATREETGIGLLPQLAHACLAALAKHPELNARVDTDRAQALRLPYVNLGFAAQTAHGLVVPVVRDADALSLEALAAELARLTALARRDALPAEHRTGGTFTLNNYGPLGVDGATPLLNHPQTAMLSVGRLTDRPWAVDGRAEIRKVAHFSLTFDHRVCDGGTAAGFLRHVIDTATGSDTATGSGA
- a CDS encoding thiamine pyrophosphate-dependent enzyme → MRDTHETGKAGNPLSPSRWLPSQIPVRFLSWDGKDDPSESSSAYQLPDPERLVAAYRRMAVGRRFDIQATALATQGRLAVHPSSLGQEACQIGAALALRPTDWLFPTYRDCVALVSRDIDPVEALTLMRGDAHCGYDPVRHRTAPQCTPLATHAAHATGLAHGERLKGTDTVALALLGDGATSEGDFHEALGLAGVLKAPVVFLVQNNGYAISVPLAEQSAAPALAYKGIGYGVRSEQVDGNDAPAVLAVLDRAVQDARSGGGPWLIEAHTYRVGPHTSADDPARYRAPEEADLWRRRDPVARLETWLRGRGLLTDADVTAVAAEAEEYAARLRTRLAADPTPDPRTLFDHVHSVPTPHLTEQRAALRVELERR